One Gloeothece verrucosa PCC 7822 DNA window includes the following coding sequences:
- a CDS encoding Uma2 family endonuclease, whose amino-acid sequence MTTIKIKFPTETWVNATWDEYLQLYQNTSYEKAKFYYNNGRVRIEMTPLGNPHSRDHAIVIVAVNLFASLKGIDLDVHDNCTYRKTGFQDAQPDVSFYIGENAEIIPWETSIISVDQYPAPDLVIEVASSSLADDKGEKRLLYEDLGVREYWIIDVNNVDVIAFAIANGGSRRINESQVLPNLSISVITEALRLSRQMNHGKVGVWLLEKFKQIPPL is encoded by the coding sequence ATGACAACTATAAAAATAAAATTTCCGACAGAGACATGGGTTAATGCAACCTGGGATGAATATCTTCAACTTTACCAAAATACGAGCTATGAAAAGGCCAAGTTTTATTACAACAATGGAAGAGTAAGAATTGAAATGACTCCGTTAGGTAATCCTCATTCTAGAGATCATGCAATTGTGATTGTTGCTGTTAATTTATTTGCCAGTCTTAAAGGGATTGATTTAGATGTACATGATAATTGTACTTACCGAAAGACGGGTTTTCAAGATGCTCAACCTGATGTTTCTTTTTATATAGGAGAAAATGCTGAAATTATTCCTTGGGAAACCTCAATTATTAGTGTTGATCAATATCCTGCACCAGATTTAGTGATTGAAGTTGCTAGTAGTTCTCTAGCGGATGATAAGGGAGAAAAGCGGCTTTTATATGAGGATTTGGGAGTTAGGGAATATTGGATTATTGATGTAAATAATGTTGATGTTATTGCGTTTGCTATTGCAAATGGTGGGAGTAGACGGATTAATGAGTCTCAAGTTTTACCTAATTTATCTATATCGGTTATAACAGAAGCTTTGCGCCTCAGTCGTCAGATGAATCATGGTAAAGTGGGAGTATGGTTGTTAGAGAAGTTTAAACAAATACCCCCATTGTAA
- the lpxB gene encoding lipid-A-disaccharide synthase — protein sequence MRIFISTGEVSGDLQGAMLIEALQRQAAIKAIDLEIVALGGDRMAQTGVNLLGKTPKIASIGLVEALPFILPTWKLQRQAKQYLRENPPDLLILIDYCGPNVAIGKYARKYLPQVPILYYIAPQAWLWTTNKKTTEELVYITDHLLAIFSQEARYFAQKGLSVSWVGHPILDRMQQAPTREAAREKFALTPDQTAIALLPVSRKQELKYLLPVVCQAAQQLQEKLPLVHFLIPVALEDYRPTLAAMVAQYGLNATIVDGKSLDALAAADLAIAKSGTVNLELALLNVPQVVVYRLTPLTLWIARTFLNFSVPFLSPVNIVVMEEVVPELFQERATAEQIVQESLELLLNPQRRQQTLSDYQRVREELGEVGVCERAAQEILEYL from the coding sequence ATGCGGATTTTTATTAGTACAGGCGAAGTATCTGGAGATTTACAAGGGGCAATGTTAATTGAAGCCCTTCAACGTCAAGCCGCCATCAAAGCCATTGATTTAGAAATAGTCGCCTTGGGAGGTGATCGCATGGCGCAAACGGGAGTTAACTTATTAGGCAAAACTCCTAAAATTGCCTCTATAGGACTTGTGGAAGCCTTACCCTTTATCCTTCCCACTTGGAAACTTCAACGTCAGGCTAAACAATATTTACGGGAAAATCCCCCGGATTTATTAATTTTAATTGACTACTGTGGCCCTAATGTGGCCATCGGGAAATATGCCCGTAAATATTTACCCCAAGTGCCGATTCTGTATTATATTGCGCCTCAAGCTTGGTTATGGACCACTAACAAGAAAACCACTGAGGAATTAGTTTATATTACCGATCATCTCTTGGCTATCTTTTCTCAAGAAGCCCGCTATTTTGCCCAAAAAGGCTTATCGGTGAGTTGGGTGGGTCATCCCATTTTAGACCGTATGCAACAAGCACCCACCCGAGAAGCCGCCCGCGAAAAATTTGCACTTACACCCGATCAAACGGCGATCGCCCTGTTACCCGTTTCCCGTAAACAAGAATTAAAATATCTGTTACCGGTTGTCTGTCAAGCCGCCCAACAGCTTCAAGAAAAACTCCCCTTAGTTCATTTTTTAATTCCCGTTGCTTTAGAAGACTATCGCCCTACCTTAGCGGCAATGGTTGCTCAATATGGACTCAATGCCACTATTGTAGATGGTAAATCTTTAGATGCTTTGGCGGCGGCTGATTTAGCCATAGCCAAGTCCGGAACAGTCAACTTAGAATTAGCCCTGTTAAATGTGCCTCAAGTGGTGGTCTATCGTCTCACCCCTTTAACCTTGTGGATAGCGCGGACATTCTTAAATTTTTCTGTACCTTTTTTATCCCCTGTTAATATTGTGGTAATGGAAGAAGTTGTGCCAGAATTGTTTCAAGAGCGAGCAACAGCCGAGCAAATTGTACAAGAATCTTTAGAGCTATTACTGAACCCTCAACGTCGTCAACAAACCTTATCTGACTACCAACGGGTACGGGAAGAATTAGGAGAAGTGGGCGTTTGTGAGCGTGCGGCTCAAGAAATTCTAGAATATCTCTAA
- the lpxA gene encoding acyl-ACP--UDP-N-acetylglucosamine O-acyltransferase, protein MLINLRPGDTPLSTLIHPTAIVHPLAELHPTVEVGPYVVIGENVKIGAQTVIGPHVLIEGPTEIGVGNRIFAGAVIGTEPQDLKYKGAASWVKIGDYNQIREYVTINRATAEGEVTQIGNNNLLMAYAHVAHNCVIEDEVIIANSVALAGHIYIESKARISGVLGVHQFVHIGSLAMVGGMARIERDVPPYTTVEGNPSRVRTLNLIGLKRAGLTDEAISELKRAFRLIYRSEFTFTQALEQLESFSNNPYVQHFRHFLHQSTTVEGRRGLIPGKG, encoded by the coding sequence ATGCTGATTAACCTACGCCCGGGAGACACTCCCTTGAGTACCCTAATTCATCCTACTGCTATTGTTCATCCTCTAGCCGAACTTCACCCTACTGTAGAAGTGGGACCTTATGTCGTCATCGGAGAAAATGTTAAAATTGGGGCCCAAACCGTTATCGGCCCTCATGTCCTCATCGAAGGACCTACAGAAATTGGCGTAGGAAATCGGATTTTTGCCGGTGCTGTCATCGGAACTGAACCCCAAGACTTAAAATATAAAGGCGCGGCAAGTTGGGTTAAAATAGGCGATTACAACCAGATTCGAGAGTATGTCACGATCAATCGAGCTACAGCCGAAGGAGAAGTCACCCAAATCGGCAATAATAATCTCTTAATGGCCTACGCTCATGTAGCTCATAACTGTGTCATAGAAGATGAGGTGATCATTGCTAATTCCGTTGCCCTGGCCGGGCATATTTATATAGAATCAAAAGCTAGAATCAGTGGAGTCTTGGGCGTTCATCAGTTTGTTCATATTGGCAGTTTGGCGATGGTTGGCGGCATGGCCCGTATAGAACGAGATGTTCCTCCCTATACTACAGTAGAAGGAAATCCCTCCAGAGTACGAACCTTAAACTTAATCGGCTTAAAGCGTGCTGGTTTGACTGATGAAGCCATATCCGAACTCAAACGCGCTTTTCGGCTCATTTACCGTTCAGAATTCACTTTTACTCAAGCCCTAGAACAGCTAGAATCTTTCTCTAATAATCCTTACGTGCAACATTTCCGTCACTTTTTACATCAGTCTACTACTGTAGAAGGACGACGCGGACTCATTCCCGGTAAAGGATAA
- a CDS encoding DUF1350 family protein — MNWQEFSGNWVLIPRQPVGVIHFLGGAFVGTAPNFTYRWLLENLGKAGYAIITTPFVNTLDHTAIARNVLNRFESILERLQATNVLGQRYLPIYGLGHSMGCKLHLLIGSLFSVERAGNILISYNNYPIRRAIPFIEQLQIDKTFQLEFAPSPEETNVLIAKNYAVRRNLLIRFNNDDIDQTILLNPVLEQRFPQMVATLTLKGNHLTPLGQDFEWQMGEVFTPLDAIGQWVKQGLSRDLYSLKQEIVRWLNPLELKKI; from the coding sequence ATGAACTGGCAAGAGTTTTCAGGAAACTGGGTGTTAATTCCTCGACAACCCGTTGGTGTGATTCACTTTCTCGGAGGCGCTTTTGTGGGAACGGCTCCCAATTTTACCTATCGATGGTTGTTAGAAAATTTGGGTAAAGCTGGATATGCTATTATAACCACCCCCTTTGTTAACACTCTCGATCATACTGCTATTGCTCGTAACGTCCTCAACCGTTTTGAGAGTATTCTCGAACGTCTTCAGGCAACCAATGTTCTAGGACAACGTTATCTTCCGATTTATGGTCTTGGCCATAGCATGGGATGTAAGTTACATTTACTGATTGGCAGTCTGTTTTCTGTAGAACGCGCGGGGAATATTCTCATCTCCTATAATAATTATCCCATCCGTCGTGCTATTCCTTTTATAGAACAGTTACAGATTGATAAAACTTTTCAGCTTGAGTTTGCCCCTTCCCCTGAAGAAACCAACGTTTTGATTGCCAAAAATTATGCTGTACGGCGTAATCTTTTGATCCGTTTTAATAATGATGATATTGATCAGACAATTCTTTTAAACCCAGTCTTAGAACAACGTTTTCCTCAAATGGTGGCTACCCTAACCCTGAAGGGCAATCATTTGACTCCTTTAGGTCAAGATTTTGAGTGGCAAATGGGGGAAGTTTTTACTCCTTTGGATGCCATCGGACAATGGGTGAAACAAGGTTTATCTCGGGATTTATATAGTCTCAAGCAAGAAATTGTGCGATGGTTAAATCCCCTTGAACTTAAAAAAATATAG
- a CDS encoding ABC transporter permease, with product MEILENLKMAVSSLMANKLRSSLTMLGIAIGNGAVVALVGVGQGAQQLAAQQFQALGPTVLFVSISRSMRRTIINARPLVLEDAKAIARNVPTVTEVSPEIISEQLVTYKNNLYNNQTLGVAPEFLRVRNYHLATGRFINNIDLKRNNRVVVLGSQLAEQLFKDENPIGNQVKIKNTSFQVIGVLQPKGFLFGANQDDRAFVPLTTMSHQLVGYQSPYGISLTLIAVLAKNEQSVKAAEFQIANLIQLRHQVKQDKYVSVINQQLVMETATAMNEGLTRMLAAIASISLLVGGIGVMNIMLVSVSERTQEIGLRKALGAQNQDIMLQFLIEAVILTTTGGMTGIILSVGGIIVAETFYAMSIIISPVAIVVALGFSSIIGLFFGIFPAKRAAKLDPILALRSA from the coding sequence ATGGAAATTCTAGAAAATCTAAAAATGGCCGTATCTTCCTTGATGGCTAATAAATTGCGTAGTAGTTTAACCATGCTAGGAATTGCTATTGGAAACGGTGCTGTAGTTGCTCTAGTGGGAGTTGGACAGGGGGCACAGCAATTAGCCGCTCAACAATTTCAAGCTTTAGGCCCTACGGTTTTGTTTGTGAGTATTTCTCGCTCTATGAGAAGAACGATTATTAATGCTAGACCTTTAGTGCTGGAAGATGCTAAAGCAATTGCTCGCAATGTGCCTACGGTTACTGAAGTTTCTCCGGAAATTATTTCAGAACAATTAGTTACTTATAAAAATAATCTTTATAATAATCAAACTCTTGGCGTGGCTCCTGAATTTTTAAGGGTTAGAAATTATCATCTAGCCACCGGAAGATTTATTAATAATATTGATCTTAAACGAAATAACCGAGTAGTGGTTTTAGGTTCTCAATTGGCGGAGCAATTGTTTAAAGATGAAAATCCGATTGGGAATCAAGTTAAAATTAAAAATACCAGTTTTCAGGTGATTGGAGTCTTGCAGCCTAAAGGTTTTTTATTTGGGGCTAATCAGGATGACCGGGCTTTTGTTCCTTTAACCACGATGTCTCATCAATTGGTGGGATATCAGTCGCCTTATGGCATTTCTTTAACTTTAATTGCGGTTTTAGCTAAAAATGAACAAAGCGTCAAAGCCGCCGAGTTTCAGATTGCTAACTTAATTCAATTAAGACATCAAGTCAAACAAGATAAATATGTCTCGGTTATTAATCAACAACTGGTGATGGAAACCGCCACAGCAATGAATGAAGGATTAACAAGAATGTTGGCAGCCATCGCTAGTATTTCTTTATTGGTGGGGGGTATTGGGGTGATGAATATTATGCTAGTCTCAGTCAGCGAAAGAACGCAAGAAATCGGATTGCGTAAAGCCCTTGGGGCACAAAATCAAGATATTATGCTACAATTTTTAATAGAAGCCGTTATTTTAACAACTACTGGAGGAATGACGGGGATTATTCTAAGCGTTGGCGGGATAATTGTGGCTGAAACATTTTATGCCATGAGTATTATAATCTCTCCTGTAGCCATTGTTGTAGCTTTGGGATTTTCTAGCATAATCGGCTTATTTTTTGGTATTTTTCCCGCTAAACGAGCGGCTAAATTAGATCCAATTCTTGCTTTAAGAAGCGCTTAA
- a CDS encoding type II toxin-antitoxin system VapC family toxin: MPNYVVDTSIVIQRFIRETYTPNVRALLNRLLVGDQLYIPEFCLLECSNVFWKQVRFYGLSEEKANQFINELREISFQIVPVSYLLNSALKIGLTYQLAIYDSLYIALALRLDYPLITVDERQAQAAKDCGVTLIPITDFKPQED; encoded by the coding sequence ATGCCAAATTATGTAGTTGATACTAGCATAGTCATTCAGAGGTTTATTAGAGAAACTTACACCCCCAACGTAAGAGCTTTATTAAATCGTCTATTAGTAGGTGATCAACTCTATATTCCTGAATTTTGTCTTTTAGAATGTAGTAATGTTTTTTGGAAACAGGTCAGATTTTATGGCTTATCAGAAGAAAAAGCGAACCAATTCATTAACGAACTTAGAGAAATTTCTTTTCAAATAGTACCTGTTAGCTATTTACTTAATTCGGCTTTAAAAATAGGATTAACCTATCAATTAGCTATTTATGATTCACTTTATATTGCTCTAGCTTTAAGACTAGATTATCCTTTAATTACTGTTGATGAACGTCAAGCACAAGCGGCAAAAGATTGTGGTGTTACTCTTATACCCATTACAGATTTTAAACCGCAAGAAGATTAA
- a CDS encoding DUF6972 family protein, whose protein sequence is MSGINRQITPDPRINLFLKHLPNTPQVIRLLRKEGKAYVFNDRETMERVTQAIIEKGERTGIEDETDNYERYGLYFSQSIGYILKADGNQIPLYYAEIKIIKGTDIYHVIPRTKPRRTN, encoded by the coding sequence ATGAGTGGTATTAACCGTCAAATCACACCAGATCCCAGAATTAACCTGTTTTTGAAACATCTTCCCAATACGCCTCAAGTTATTAGACTACTAAGAAAGGAAGGAAAAGCTTATGTTTTTAACGATCGAGAGACGATGGAACGAGTCACCCAAGCTATTATTGAAAAAGGAGAAAGAACAGGTATTGAAGATGAGACAGATAACTATGAACGCTACGGACTTTATTTTTCTCAATCAATTGGATATATACTAAAAGCAGATGGAAATCAAATACCTCTTTACTACGCTGAGATAAAAATTATTAAAGGAACAGATATTTATCATGTTATCCCCCGCACCAAACCTCGCCGAACAAATTAA
- a CDS encoding peroxiredoxin, with product MMALKVGDRAPDFTLPSQSGEKVSLSDFLGKKAVVVYFYPKDDTPGCTAESCAFRDSYEVFKQAGAEVIGISGDSPQSHQSFASKYKLPFILLSDTNNQVRKLFGVPATLFILPGRVTYVIDQEGIVKHIFDSAFDFKAHVSESLKTLEAVK from the coding sequence ATTATGGCTCTCAAAGTCGGCGATCGCGCTCCAGATTTTACCCTGCCTTCCCAAAGTGGAGAAAAAGTCAGTCTCTCTGATTTTCTGGGCAAAAAGGCGGTAGTGGTGTATTTTTATCCTAAAGATGATACTCCGGGTTGTACAGCAGAGTCATGTGCATTTCGGGATAGTTATGAAGTGTTTAAGCAAGCCGGGGCGGAAGTGATTGGAATTAGTGGAGACTCACCTCAGTCTCACCAAAGTTTTGCCAGTAAATATAAGCTTCCGTTTATTTTATTAAGCGATACGAATAATCAAGTTAGAAAGTTATTTGGGGTTCCTGCAACTCTGTTTATCCTTCCTGGCCGCGTGACTTATGTAATTGATCAAGAAGGAATCGTTAAACATATTTTTGATTCTGCTTTTGATTTTAAAGCTCATGTTAGCGAATCTTTAAAAACTTTAGAAGCGGTTAAATAA
- the ileS gene encoding isoleucine--tRNA ligase translates to MTEAKSYKDTVNLPQTNFDMRANAVKREPELQKYWAENQIYEKLSQNNAGDIFILHDGPPYANGTLHMGHALNKILKDIINKYKLLRGYKVRYVPGWDCHGLPIELKVLQSMKQKEREDLTPLKLRHKARDFALSTQKEQCESFKRFGVWGDWEHPYLTLTPDYEAAQIGVFGEMALKGYIYRGLKPVHWSPSSQTALAEAELEYPEGHTSRSVYAVFPVTKASDTAQKVLKPYLKDLGVAIWTTTPWTLPGNLAVALNPELTYAVVESGKPICKHKYFIVAADLVDKLAATFDTPLTVKATLKGKDLEHTTYRHPLFDRESEILIGGDYVTTESGTGLVHTAPGHGQEDYIVGQRYGLPVLSPVDEKGNFTAEAGQFAGLNVLKDANEAIIKELEEKGALLKEEPYQHKYPYDWRTKKPTIFRATEQWFASVEGFRDTALEAIKTVTWIPAQGENRITPMVADRSDWCISRQRSWGVPIPVFYDEETNEPLLTEETVNYVQEIFAQKGSDAWWELSVEELLPEQYRNNGRKYRKGTDTMDVWFDSGSSWAAVAKQRPELKYPADIYLEGSDQHRGWFQSSLLTSAATNGIAPYKTVLTHGFVLDEQGRKMSKSEGNIVDPAMIINGGKDQKKEPPYGADVLRLWVSSVDYSSDVPIGQNMLKQLGDIRNKIRNTARFLLGNLHDFDPEKNAVAYQDLPELDQYMLHRITEVFNEVTDAFESFQFFRFFQVVQNFCVVDLSNFYLDIAKDRLYISDVDALRRRSCQTVLAVAVENLAKAIAPVLCHLAEDIWQFLPYKTPYNSVFESGWVTLKPDWKRPELTAKWSKLRQVRDEVNKVMELARRDKMIGASLDAKVLLYLSDKELRKQLEAFNPSDSLSGDRVDELRYLFLSSQVELVDSLKAMEKANYKSESETLGVGIVKADGQKCERCWNYSTLVGKFPNDPTLCERCEAALQGKF, encoded by the coding sequence GTGACAGAAGCAAAAAGTTACAAAGACACCGTAAACTTGCCCCAGACTAACTTTGATATGAGGGCGAATGCAGTCAAACGAGAACCCGAACTGCAAAAATATTGGGCAGAAAACCAAATTTATGAGAAACTGTCACAAAATAACGCCGGTGACATCTTTATACTACATGACGGCCCACCCTACGCCAACGGAACCCTACACATGGGTCACGCCTTAAACAAAATTCTTAAAGATATTATCAATAAATATAAACTCCTACGCGGCTATAAAGTACGCTACGTTCCTGGATGGGACTGTCACGGACTCCCCATCGAACTCAAAGTCCTGCAAAGCATGAAGCAAAAAGAACGCGAAGACTTAACCCCCCTGAAACTGCGGCATAAAGCGCGAGACTTTGCCCTATCCACCCAAAAAGAACAATGTGAAAGCTTTAAACGCTTTGGGGTATGGGGAGACTGGGAACACCCCTATCTTACCCTAACCCCTGACTACGAAGCCGCACAGATCGGAGTCTTCGGAGAGATGGCCCTCAAAGGATACATCTATCGCGGACTAAAACCCGTTCATTGGAGTCCCAGTTCACAAACGGCCCTTGCTGAGGCTGAGTTAGAATATCCAGAAGGACATACTTCTCGGAGTGTCTACGCGGTTTTCCCCGTTACTAAAGCATCGGATACCGCCCAAAAAGTCTTAAAACCTTACCTAAAAGACTTAGGCGTTGCTATCTGGACAACAACCCCCTGGACCCTTCCGGGTAACTTAGCGGTTGCCCTCAATCCTGAACTCACCTATGCTGTAGTAGAATCAGGGAAACCTATCTGCAAGCATAAATATTTCATCGTCGCCGCCGACTTAGTCGACAAACTAGCCGCTACTTTTGACACTCCCCTAACCGTCAAAGCAACTCTCAAAGGAAAAGACTTAGAACACACTACCTATCGTCATCCTTTATTTGATCGAGAAAGCGAGATCCTCATCGGCGGAGACTATGTAACCACTGAGTCAGGGACTGGGTTAGTTCATACAGCGCCCGGACACGGACAAGAAGACTATATAGTAGGTCAAAGATATGGTCTACCCGTTCTTTCCCCAGTAGACGAAAAAGGAAACTTTACCGCCGAAGCCGGACAATTTGCCGGTTTAAACGTCCTCAAAGATGCCAACGAAGCGATCATCAAAGAACTCGAAGAAAAGGGTGCATTATTAAAAGAGGAACCCTATCAACATAAATATCCCTACGACTGGCGCACCAAAAAACCCACTATTTTTCGTGCCACAGAACAATGGTTTGCATCGGTTGAAGGGTTCCGAGATACTGCCTTAGAAGCGATCAAAACTGTAACCTGGATACCCGCACAAGGCGAAAACCGTATCACTCCAATGGTAGCGGATCGCTCTGACTGGTGCATCTCTCGTCAACGGAGTTGGGGGGTTCCTATTCCTGTTTTCTACGACGAAGAAACGAACGAACCGCTATTAACTGAAGAAACCGTCAACTACGTTCAAGAAATTTTTGCCCAAAAAGGATCAGATGCTTGGTGGGAGTTATCGGTAGAGGAATTATTACCCGAACAATACCGCAACAACGGGCGCAAGTATCGCAAGGGTACAGATACAATGGATGTCTGGTTTGACTCGGGTTCTTCTTGGGCGGCAGTAGCAAAACAACGCCCTGAGTTAAAATATCCAGCAGATATATATTTGGAAGGATCTGATCAACATCGGGGTTGGTTCCAGTCGAGTTTATTAACCAGTGCCGCTACTAATGGTATTGCCCCCTATAAGACGGTGTTAACTCATGGGTTTGTCTTAGATGAACAAGGCCGCAAAATGAGTAAGTCTGAGGGAAATATAGTTGATCCGGCCATGATTATAAATGGAGGAAAGGATCAAAAGAAAGAACCTCCTTATGGTGCTGATGTATTGCGGTTGTGGGTATCTTCGGTAGACTATTCTTCGGATGTCCCCATCGGTCAAAATATGCTGAAACAGTTAGGGGATATTCGCAATAAGATCCGCAATACCGCTAGATTTTTATTAGGGAATTTACATGATTTTGACCCGGAAAAAAATGCGGTGGCATATCAGGACTTACCGGAATTAGATCAATATATGTTGCATCGCATCACTGAGGTGTTTAACGAGGTAACTGACGCTTTTGAAAGCTTCCAATTTTTCCGCTTCTTCCAAGTGGTGCAAAATTTCTGTGTGGTGGATCTTTCTAACTTCTATTTAGATATCGCCAAAGATAGACTGTATATTTCTGATGTAGATGCGTTACGCCGCCGCAGTTGTCAGACAGTCTTAGCGGTAGCAGTGGAAAACTTAGCAAAAGCGATCGCGCCGGTATTATGCCATTTAGCGGAAGATATTTGGCAATTCTTACCTTATAAAACTCCTTATAATTCCGTGTTTGAGTCGGGATGGGTAACCCTAAAACCTGACTGGAAACGGCCAGAATTAACCGCTAAGTGGTCAAAATTACGTCAGGTCCGGGATGAAGTGAATAAGGTAATGGAGTTAGCGCGAAGAGATAAAATGATCGGTGCATCTTTGGACGCTAAAGTGTTGCTGTATCTCTCGGATAAGGAGTTAAGAAAACAGTTGGAAGCTTTTAACCCTTCTGATAGTTTATCCGGCGATCGGGTTGATGAGTTGCGTTATCTATTTCTATCCTCTCAAGTGGAGTTAGTCGACTCACTTAAAGCTATGGAAAAAGCGAATTATAAGAGTGAGTCAGAAACCCTCGGAGTGGGAATAGTAAAAGCAGATGGCCAAAAATGCGAAAGATGCTGGAATTATTCGACTCTTGTGGGTAAGTTTCCTAATGATCCTACTCTTTGTGAACGTTGTGAAGCGGCTTTACAGGGTAAGTTTTAA